The DNA region GCGATTATGCTGCGCTTCTACGTCATTTTTATCTAATATCTTATGAATAACCGCTAAGGTCTTTTTGTCGTTAAGCTGAGGATTACTATGAAGAGTATGGTCATGTTCATGGGTAATTGAGCAGCCGCAATCTTTACACATATTATTTTCCTTAACCTTGTCATTATGTCTATTTAGCAGTGTCTGTTATATAAGAAATAGATTCTTTGATACATATCAGTTTTTGCTTTAAACACTGTGAACTAAATTGTCATTATGTCATTAATGTGATCAATATCTCACTAGGATGAGGTGATTAATTCACTAAATGAATTAATGTCAAGTTATTGATTAATAACTTGATTAATAACTTGATTAATCAATAATAATCACATTCATCCATTAAACCATATGATGAATAGCAAACCATAATTGTCCTAGTGAAATACCACCGTCATTAATCGGCACATTACCACTGGCTAAATACTCTCGCTGACCAAGATGGCAATCTTCGATACACTGGCTGAGTAAGGTTTTATTTTGGAATACACCACCACAATATACTTGCGGTAAATACGAATACTGTTGGCCAATATCATTGAGTTGCTGGCCAATCAGGTTAATAAATTGCCAACAAAGCTGCTGCTTAATCAGCGGATTTTGAGCGTTGTTTACTGCACAATTTACTAACTGAGTGATAAAGTCACTGCTGTGCCATTGGATAGGATCTGTCGAATCTGCTGCTAATCTGTTAATTCTTATTGCTAAGGATGACTGAATTGGATATCTAGTATAAGCATTTGCTGCAGACTCAATCATCATGCCCGCTTGGCCTTCGTACTGCGAACTTCCAATAAAGTCTAATGCTACGGCAAGTGCATCAAATAAACGTCCAACAGAGCGGCATTCAACACAATGGCTGTTGTTGCGCCATAATTGATATAAATTAGTGATGGTTTGCGTCCCTAATGCCTGAATCGCTGCAATAGGTAATGTTATTACTTTTGCTAGAGGCATTTGATCAAACAATAATGCCAGCAGGATCCTTACAGGGTGTTTAATGGCTTGCTCACCGCCAATTAATTTAAATGAGCTAAAGTGCGCCAGCGTGGTAAATCCGTTGATATCAGCTAACATCACTTCGCTACCCCATAATGCGCCGTTATCACCTAGCCCTGTACCATCAAAACTGAATCCTAAAACCTTATCTGTACGTTGATGAATGGCCATAATCGACAACACATGGGCAAAATGATGTTGTACGCCAATAATATGAGAAGAGGGTATTTGATGCTTTTTTTGGTAATTATCGACCCATTGAGTTGGCGCGTATTGCGGATGATTATCATGGGCAATATAGTTGGGAGTAAAGTCATACAAACGCTTAAATGTGGCTAAACTTTGGCTAAAATATTGTTGCGCTTCAACACTAAATAAATCACCAATGTGTGGTGATAGAATTAGATTGTTGTCAAAACCGAATGCGACGGTATTTTTTTGTTGTGCACCAACTGCCAAAACCCTGTTTTGCGAGTCAGTAAGCATTGGCGAGTGAAGATTAATGGTTAACGGCGCGTAACCGCGGGCTAATCGAATGACTTGCAATTGGTCGTTAATTACTTGTACTACACTGTCATCACAAGCATTAATAATCGGTCTATTATGGTCGAGTATGCCATCTATTACATGACCTAAATGTTGCACTATAGCTGTTTTATTGGTGATGATGGGCTCGCCACTCAGATTGGCACTGGTTGCGACAATCGGTTTGTTAAGTTGTTTCATCAATAAATGATGCAAAGGGGTATAAGGTAAAAATACTCCAAGTCTATCGATATCGGGTGCTAACAAAGGGCTCAACTGGATATCGCCGTTATGCTGACCATTAATATTAATGTTGTTATTAACCCGTTTTTTCATCAAGGTAATGGGTTTTTCTGCACTGGTTAATGTTCGCCATTCTGCATTAGTACCACTGACACACAATTGTGCTTGGGCTAAGTCTGTCACCATAATGGCAAACGGCTTGGCGGGGCGTTGTTTGCGTTGGCGCAGTGTTTCAACGGCATCGTTATTGGTGGCGTCGCACACTAAATGGAATCCACCTAATCCTTTAATGGCGACTATGCCGCCACGGTTTATCATTTCAACAGCTTGCTCTAATGCGACTAACATCGATGAATCATAAAGAAATTCATTATTATCATTAATAGAACTAAATGATAATTGCGGTCCACAATGTGGACAACTGATAGGCTGAGCATGATAGCGGCGATTCAGTGGGTCAGTATAAGCAGCATGGCAGTCATCACACATTTCAAAATCAGCCATGGCAGTATTGCATCTGTCGTATGGCAGGGCATTGATAATGGTGTAGCGCGGACCGCAATTGGTGCAATTGGTAAAAGGATATTGGTAGTGGCGATTATGTGGGTCGTCAATATCATTGTGGCAATCGTGGCAAATACTCATGTCGGCAGAAATGGCCACTTTGGCATGTTCGCCGGCAGTGGGTTCACTGTCGATAATACTAAAACAGGTCATTGAGCTTAAATGAGCTTGATGAGTTAATTCTATCGCATCAATCCGTGCTAATGGCGGTGGCAATTGAGTCAAGGTATCAACAAATTCATCGATAAGATCACCGCGGCCTTGTAACACTATGGTCACCCCGAGATGATTATTGAGCACACTACCCACTAAATTTAATTGATGTGCAAGACGAAATACAAAGGGGCGGAATCCGACCCCTTGTACAATACCTTTAACAATAATGGTAACGTGTTGTAATGGCTTCATTAAGACTCAATCCCACCCAAATAAGCAACAGCTGATATACCATACGATACTTTTTATCCGCGGCGCTGTTTGAGATATAGACCACCTATTGCGATATTAACGCCATCAAAATCCAATAAAGGATTTACCACCAGCGGATAGTTTTTACCA from Shewanella polaris includes:
- the hypF gene encoding carbamoyltransferase HypF; its protein translation is MKPLQHVTIIVKGIVQGVGFRPFVFRLAHQLNLVGSVLNNHLGVTIVLQGRGDLIDEFVDTLTQLPPPLARIDAIELTHQAHLSSMTCFSIIDSEPTAGEHAKVAISADMSICHDCHNDIDDPHNRHYQYPFTNCTNCGPRYTIINALPYDRCNTAMADFEMCDDCHAAYTDPLNRRYHAQPISCPHCGPQLSFSSINDNNEFLYDSSMLVALEQAVEMINRGGIVAIKGLGGFHLVCDATNNDAVETLRQRKQRPAKPFAIMVTDLAQAQLCVSGTNAEWRTLTSAEKPITLMKKRVNNNININGQHNGDIQLSPLLAPDIDRLGVFLPYTPLHHLLMKQLNKPIVATSANLSGEPIITNKTAIVQHLGHVIDGILDHNRPIINACDDSVVQVINDQLQVIRLARGYAPLTINLHSPMLTDSQNRVLAVGAQQKNTVAFGFDNNLILSPHIGDLFSVEAQQYFSQSLATFKRLYDFTPNYIAHDNHPQYAPTQWVDNYQKKHQIPSSHIIGVQHHFAHVLSIMAIHQRTDKVLGFSFDGTGLGDNGALWGSEVMLADINGFTTLAHFSSFKLIGGEQAIKHPVRILLALLFDQMPLAKVITLPIAAIQALGTQTITNLYQLWRNNSHCVECRSVGRLFDALAVALDFIGSSQYEGQAGMMIESAANAYTRYPIQSSLAIRINRLAADSTDPIQWHSSDFITQLVNCAVNNAQNPLIKQQLCWQFINLIGQQLNDIGQQYSYLPQVYCGGVFQNKTLLSQCIEDCHLGQREYLASGNVPINDGGISLGQLWFAIHHMV